In Humulus lupulus chromosome 7, drHumLupu1.1, whole genome shotgun sequence, the following are encoded in one genomic region:
- the LOC133791541 gene encoding protein ALP1-like, whose amino-acid sequence MDSDTNSEDMNEEYIQQVIAEEMEIDELVLVVARTSVYYNNFLVKEPCRNSPHTGWKFMMEIMDGNGRRCHEMFRMEKHVFCKLCDRLRSYGLKSSKGVRLEESVGMFMMILGHGAGNRMIQEHFQHSGETVSRHFSNVLEKMSMLALDEIRPPEDFDEVPYYIRNNPRYWPYFKDCIGAIDGTHVRVSLPVDKQIPYIGRKGCPTQNIMAVCGFDMLFTFVWAGWEGTAHDTRIFLEALRNTHLNFPKPPNGKYYLVDAGYPNIKGYLAPYKGTRYHLPQFQQGSQPSGSKEVFNHAHSSLRSVIERCFGVWKARWEILQRMPNYKFDKQVAIVTASMALHNFIRRETINDIEFPSCDETNDDFVNDDNPNINLVRDESEMGVIRDKIAAELMLK is encoded by the exons ATGGATAGTGACACAAATTCAGAAGACATGAATGAAGAATATATACAACAAGTCATAGCAGAAGAAATGGAAATTGATGAACTTGTCCTTGTTGTTGCAAGAACATCAgtatattataataattttttggtTAAGGAACCATGTAGAAATTCACCTCACACTGGCTGGAAATTTATGATGGAAATTATGGATGGAAATGGTCGACGATGTCATGAGATGTTTCGAATGGAAAAACATGTTTTTTGTAAACTGTGTGATAGATTGAGAAGTTATGGACTAAAATCTAGTAAAGGTGTGAGACTAGAAGAGTCAGTTGgtatgtttatgatgattttaGGACATGGTGCAGGAAATAGAAtgattcaagagcattttcagcATTCAGGTGAAACTGTTAGTAGGCACTTTTCAAATGTATTGGAAAAAATGAGTATGCTTGCTTTGGATGAAATTAGACCACCTGAAGATTTTGATGAAGTCCCATATTATATACGAAACAATCCTAGATATTGGCCATACTTTAAG GATTGTATTGGAGCAATAGACGGAACACATGTTCGAGTTTCACTTCCAGTAGATAAACAAATACCATACATTGGAAGAAAGGGTTGTCCTACACAAAATATTATGGCTGTATGTGGATTTGATATGTTATTCACATTTGTATGGGCGGGTTGGGAAGGAACAGCACATGATACTCGTATATTTCTTGAAGCATTAAGAAATACACATCTTAATTTTCCTAAACCACCCAATG gtAAGTATTACTTAGTTGATGCAGGGTATCCAAATATAAAAGGTTATTTAGCTCCATATAAAGGGACAAGATACCATCTTCCTCAATTTCAACAAGGTAGTCAACCTAGTGGCTCTAAAGAAGTATTTAACCACGCTCATTCATCATTACGCAGTGTTATTGAACGCTGTTTTGGTGTATGGAAAGCacgatgggaaattttgcaacgAATGCCAAATTATAAGTTTGATAAACAAGTAGCTATTGTTACAGCTTCAATGGCTTTACATAATTTTATCAGGAGAGAGACCATTAATGACATAGAGTTCCCATCTTgtgatgaaacaaatgatgattTTGTAAATGACGATAACCCAAATATTAACTTAGTAAGAGATGAGAGTGAAATGGGAGTTATTCGTGATAAAATCGCAGCTGAACTCATGCTTAAATAA